The Sagittula sp. P11 genome window below encodes:
- a CDS encoding MarR family winged helix-turn-helix transcriptional regulator, whose product MKVHAMPGHLIRRLNQISTQVFSRHMADAGYDLTPVQFAALDAIIARPGIDQASVAAAIAYDRATIGGVIDRLEQKGLVRREVSRHDRRAREVRPTEEGAAMYETILPVVTALQEDVLNGLTAEERETFMTLARKVVGPVEDTPSAPTSKV is encoded by the coding sequence ATGAAAGTGCATGCCATGCCCGGTCACCTGATTCGACGGCTGAACCAGATTTCGACGCAGGTGTTCTCGCGGCACATGGCGGATGCCGGGTACGATCTGACGCCCGTACAGTTCGCCGCCCTCGACGCGATCATCGCGCGCCCCGGCATCGACCAGGCCAGCGTCGCGGCGGCCATCGCCTATGACCGTGCGACCATTGGTGGCGTGATCGACCGGCTCGAACAGAAGGGACTGGTGCGGCGCGAGGTCAGCCGGCACGACCGCCGCGCCCGCGAGGTCCGCCCGACCGAAGAGGGCGCAGCCATGTACGAGACGATCCTGCCTGTCGTGACGGCCCTGCAAGAGGACGTGCTGAACGGGCTGACCGCCGAAGAACGCGAGACGTTCATGACGCTCGCCCGGAAGGTCGTCGGCCCGGTGGAAGACACCCCTTCCGCGCCGACGAGCAAGGTGTGA
- the purL gene encoding phosphoribosylformylglycinamidine synthase subunit PurL, whose amino-acid sequence MQEPDITEDLIASHGIKPDEYAEILRILNREPTFTELGIFSAMWNEHCSYKSSKIHLKKLPTTGPQVICGPGENAGVVDIGDGQAVVFKMESHNHPSYIEPYQGAATGVGGILRDVFTMGARPIAAMNSLSFGAPDHPKTRQLVHGVVEGIGGYGNAFGVPTVGGETRFHKAYNGNCLVNAFAAGLADADKIFYSAASGVGRPVVYLGAKTGRDGVGGATMASAEFDESIEEKRPTVQVGDPFTEKRLMEATLELMQTGAVISIQDMGAAGLTCSAVEMGDKGGLGIRLDLENVPQRETNMTAYEMMLSESQERMLMVLDPAKEAEAKAVFDKWDLDFAIVGETIPEDRFLIMHNGTCMADLPLSKLSSSAPEYDRPHVPTPEAAPLADVPQIDPIDGLKALLASPNYASKAWIYDQYDSQVMADTMRTPGFGAGVIRVHGTDKKLAFTSDVTPRYVKANPVQGGRQAVAEAYRNLTAVGAKPLATTDNLNFGNPEKPEIMGQFVGALQGIGEACLALDMPIVSGNVSLYNETDGQGILPTPTIGAVGLIAAGEEPILDTPRDGHVALLLGETAGHLGQSALLAEVFHREDGDAPHVDLDIERANGDFIRANRQWIRSCTDLADGGLALAAFEMAAAGNTGVQLDTDDTAQLFGEDQGRYLIACSFDAAEALMTAAGQAGVTLSSVGKFTGDTVRMGASEAPLAELLETYRSSFAATFA is encoded by the coding sequence ATGCAGGAACCGGACATCACCGAAGATCTGATCGCGTCCCACGGGATCAAGCCGGACGAATATGCCGAGATCCTGCGCATCCTGAATCGCGAGCCCACGTTCACGGAACTGGGCATCTTCAGCGCAATGTGGAACGAGCACTGTTCCTACAAATCCTCGAAGATTCACCTCAAGAAGCTGCCGACAACCGGCCCGCAGGTCATCTGCGGCCCCGGCGAGAACGCGGGCGTCGTGGACATCGGCGACGGGCAGGCCGTGGTCTTCAAGATGGAAAGCCACAACCACCCCTCGTACATCGAACCCTACCAGGGCGCTGCGACCGGCGTGGGCGGCATCCTGCGCGACGTCTTCACCATGGGCGCCCGTCCCATCGCCGCGATGAACTCGCTGTCCTTCGGCGCGCCCGACCATCCCAAGACCCGCCAGCTCGTGCACGGTGTGGTGGAAGGGATCGGCGGCTACGGCAATGCCTTCGGCGTCCCGACCGTCGGCGGCGAGACCCGTTTCCACAAGGCCTACAACGGCAACTGCCTCGTGAACGCCTTTGCCGCGGGCCTCGCAGACGCCGACAAGATCTTCTACTCCGCCGCTTCGGGCGTCGGCCGTCCCGTCGTCTACCTTGGCGCCAAGACGGGCCGCGACGGTGTCGGCGGCGCGACCATGGCCTCGGCGGAGTTCGATGAGAGCATCGAGGAAAAGCGCCCAACCGTTCAGGTCGGCGACCCCTTCACCGAGAAGCGCCTGATGGAGGCAACGCTGGAGCTGATGCAGACCGGCGCCGTGATCTCGATCCAGGACATGGGCGCGGCGGGCCTGACCTGCTCGGCGGTAGAGATGGGCGACAAGGGCGGCCTCGGCATCCGGCTCGACCTCGAGAACGTGCCACAGCGCGAAACCAACATGACCGCCTACGAGATGATGCTGTCGGAATCGCAGGAACGCATGTTGATGGTGCTCGACCCCGCGAAGGAGGCAGAGGCCAAGGCGGTCTTCGACAAGTGGGACCTCGATTTCGCCATCGTCGGCGAGACCATCCCCGAGGACCGCTTCCTCATCATGCACAACGGAACCTGCATGGCCGACCTGCCGCTGTCCAAGCTGTCATCCAGCGCGCCGGAATACGACCGCCCGCATGTGCCGACACCGGAAGCCGCCCCGCTTGCGGACGTGCCGCAGATCGACCCCATCGACGGCCTGAAGGCGCTGCTGGCCAGCCCGAACTACGCGTCGAAGGCGTGGATCTACGACCAGTACGACAGCCAGGTGATGGCCGACACCATGCGCACCCCGGGCTTCGGCGCGGGCGTGATCCGGGTGCACGGCACCGACAAGAAGCTGGCCTTCACCTCCGACGTGACGCCGCGCTACGTGAAGGCGAACCCGGTTCAGGGCGGACGGCAGGCCGTGGCCGAGGCCTATCGCAACCTGACCGCCGTGGGCGCCAAGCCCTTGGCCACGACCGACAACCTCAACTTCGGCAACCCCGAGAAGCCGGAGATCATGGGCCAGTTCGTCGGTGCGCTTCAGGGCATCGGCGAGGCCTGCCTGGCGCTCGACATGCCGATCGTTTCGGGCAACGTGTCACTTTATAACGAAACGGACGGTCAGGGCATCCTGCCCACGCCGACCATTGGCGCCGTGGGCCTGATCGCCGCGGGCGAAGAGCCGATCCTCGACACGCCTCGCGACGGACACGTGGCTCTCCTGCTGGGCGAAACGGCGGGCCACCTTGGCCAGTCCGCGCTTCTGGCAGAGGTCTTCCACCGCGAGGACGGCGACGCCCCGCATGTCGACCTGGACATCGAGCGTGCCAACGGCGACTTCATCCGCGCCAACCGCCAGTGGATCAGGTCCTGCACCGACCTCGCCGACGGTGGCCTCGCGCTGGCGGCGTTCGAGATGGCGGCGGCAGGCAACACCGGCGTGCAGTTGGACACCGACGACACCGCGCAGCTCTTCGGTGAGGATCAGGGCCGCTACCTGATCGCCTGCAGTTTCGACGCGGCCGAGGCGCTGATGACCGCAGCCGGACAGGCGGGCGTCACGCTTTCCTCCGTCGGCAAGTTCACCGGAGACACTGTGCGCATGGGCGCATCCGAGGCACCGCTGGCCGAGCTTCTGGAGACCTACCGGTCTTCCTTCGCGGCGACCTTCGCCTGA
- a CDS encoding M48 family metalloprotease, with protein sequence MLKFTPILLAIIYALVMYHFSAWRTRRELDARSTELADPRLKKLTDRMAQALDLPRIRVNIYEIDPVNGLAAPDGRIFITRGFYKKYQQGEVSAEELSSVIAHELGHVALGHARRRMIDFSGQNAIRTALMMVLGRLIPGVGVWLANMLTTLLAAHLSRSDEYEADAYAAALLHKSGIGIAPQVSLFRKLEALTQSNRAAPAWLLSHPKTQDRITAIETMGARWSTPET encoded by the coding sequence ATGCTGAAGTTCACCCCGATCCTCCTCGCGATCATCTATGCGCTGGTGATGTACCACTTCTCGGCGTGGCGCACGCGACGAGAGCTGGACGCCCGGTCCACCGAGCTTGCGGACCCACGCCTGAAGAAGCTGACCGACCGCATGGCGCAGGCGCTGGACCTGCCCCGCATCCGGGTGAACATCTACGAGATCGATCCGGTCAACGGTCTGGCGGCGCCGGACGGGCGCATCTTCATCACGCGCGGCTTCTACAAGAAGTACCAGCAGGGCGAGGTTTCGGCAGAGGAGCTGTCCTCTGTCATCGCGCATGAACTGGGCCACGTGGCGCTTGGCCACGCGCGCCGCCGGATGATCGACTTCTCCGGCCAGAACGCCATCCGGACCGCGTTGATGATGGTGCTGGGGCGCCTGATCCCCGGCGTGGGTGTCTGGCTTGCCAACATGCTGACGACGCTGCTGGCCGCGCACCTGTCCCGGTCCGATGAATACGAGGCCGACGCCTATGCCGCCGCCCTCCTCCACAAGTCCGGCATCGGCATCGCCCCCCAGGTCAGCCTGTTCAGGAAGCTGGAGGCGCTGACGCAGTCGAACCGAGCCGCACCCGCATGGCTCCTGTCGCACCCCAAGACTCAGGACCGCATCACCGCCATCGAGACGATGGGCGCCCGCTGGTCCACGCCGGAGACCTGA
- a CDS encoding DUF6151 family protein produces the protein MSSSLMLSCSCGSMSWSLASAAPRRHVVCYCADCRSFPKALGHPEFLDENGGLHILQTVPGHVTITHGHQHLAALKLSPKGMVRYHSGCCGTPIANVLEKKTLPFVGLAIPAPAEQCGPVRSRVNVDSTRGKVKELNPAAAFFTVFGRAVGAVFKGKTNGPFHGEDGLPVVTPRVLTLAERNAARTPLD, from the coding sequence ATGTCGTCTTCGCTGATGCTCTCCTGTTCGTGCGGCAGCATGTCGTGGAGCCTCGCCTCCGCCGCGCCGCGCCGTCATGTCGTCTGTTACTGTGCCGACTGCCGCAGCTTTCCCAAAGCGCTCGGCCATCCGGAGTTTCTTGACGAGAACGGCGGCCTGCACATCCTTCAGACCGTGCCCGGCCATGTTACCATCACCCACGGGCATCAGCATCTGGCCGCGCTGAAACTCTCTCCGAAGGGCATGGTGCGATACCATTCGGGCTGCTGCGGCACGCCCATCGCCAACGTGCTCGAAAAGAAGACCCTGCCTTTCGTCGGCTTGGCCATCCCCGCGCCCGCCGAGCAATGCGGCCCCGTCCGCAGCCGCGTCAACGTCGACAGCACCCGCGGCAAGGTGAAGGAGCTGAATCCAGCGGCCGCCTTCTTCACTGTCTTCGGGCGCGCCGTCGGGGCTGTCTTCAAAGGCAAGACCAACGGCCCGTTCCATGGCGAAGACGGGCTGCCGGTGGTCACGCCCCGGGTGCTGACACTGGCGGAACGCAACGCCGCGCGCACACCGCTGGACTGA
- a CDS encoding indolepyruvate ferredoxin oxidoreductase family protein, with amino-acid sequence MTKHKITLNDRFDLSRDTVLLNGTQALVRLMLTQKARDRQAGLNTAGYVTGYRGSPLGAVDMQMRRAEKTLRENDIRFEEGLNEDLAATALWGSQQAELRGEGRFDGVFGLWYGKGPGVDRSGDAMRHANMAGTSKHGGVLMAMGDDHTGESSTVLHQSEWALVDAYMPVVSPAGVQEILDYGLYGYALSRFSGLWVGLKTMKDTVEATAVVDGRPDRVSLVTPDFPVPEGGLNIRLGDTPHAQETRMIDHKRFAAEAFSRANGMDKRIWGKPGAKIGFVSAGKNWLDLVHALTLLGIDEAEAERLGITTYKVGQVFPLDMQGFHDWAEDLELIVIVEEKRKLIEVQVKEAIFDDRRGRRVYGWYKGGAGGMHRDELFPTRGALDPMWIGRKLGEILIEEGRGTDAVRAGLRKIEEATRADNTPDIAARVPYFCAGCPHNSSTKVPEGSRAYAGIGCHYMVQWMDRSTLGFTHMGAEGANWIGEAPFSRTGHVFQNLGDGTYNHSGVQAIRAALASDVNITYKILFNDAVAMTGGQKNEGGLTPQRIADEVRAMGVERVAVVYDEKEDVAFSAFPSGVTMHERAELSEVQKGLAQHEGVSVLLYIQTCAAEKRRRRKRGQFPDPDKRVFINTDVCEGCGDCGVQSNCVAIVPEETELGRKRAIDQSACNKDFSCLKGFCPSFVTLEGAEVKKAEVAKLELPDMPQPDLPKIDGTFNVVVTGVGGTGVVTIGAVLAQAAQIDGKGAAMMEMAGLAQKGGAVHIHLRIAEKPDDISAVRVATGEADALIGGDLVVSAGAKTLGLTRAGRTGAVVNSHEIITGDFTRNTEFALPIDALKLALEARIKDRLAMFDASDLAKATMGDSIFSNMMILGAAWQMGLVPLSHDAIAAAVELNGAAVQRNLRAFEIGRWAVLHPQDAARLLEPVVVDKPKSLDEKIAFRADHLVKYQDEALADKYRARMKDIADPRLKEAVAKGYHKLLAYKDEYEVARLHLETRDKARAQFGGDFEMTFHLSPPLVAKEGPDGRPEKKPYGEKMLKVFGMLARMKGLRGTVWDVFGRSEERRMERALIAQYEADMAEWLPKARPEIMDPLIALAELPLQIRGFGPVKIANEAKAAKRREELLTLLKAGGAPVSQAAE; translated from the coding sequence ATGACCAAGCACAAGATCACCCTGAACGACCGTTTCGACCTGTCCCGCGACACCGTTCTCCTGAACGGGACCCAGGCCCTCGTCCGCCTCATGCTGACGCAGAAGGCGCGGGACCGGCAGGCAGGACTGAACACCGCGGGCTATGTCACCGGCTATCGCGGTTCGCCGCTCGGCGCCGTCGACATGCAGATGCGCCGCGCCGAAAAGACGTTGCGCGAAAACGACATACGCTTCGAAGAGGGCCTGAACGAGGATCTCGCGGCGACGGCGCTCTGGGGCTCCCAGCAGGCCGAACTGCGGGGCGAGGGGCGCTTCGACGGGGTCTTCGGTCTCTGGTACGGCAAGGGGCCGGGCGTCGACCGTTCCGGCGATGCCATGCGTCACGCCAACATGGCGGGCACCTCGAAACACGGCGGCGTCCTGATGGCCATGGGGGACGACCACACGGGTGAATCCTCCACCGTCCTCCATCAAAGCGAATGGGCGCTGGTCGATGCCTATATGCCGGTCGTTTCGCCCGCCGGGGTGCAGGAAATCCTCGATTACGGGCTCTACGGCTACGCGCTCAGCCGGTTCTCGGGCCTTTGGGTCGGTCTGAAGACGATGAAGGACACGGTCGAAGCCACGGCGGTCGTCGATGGCCGTCCCGATCGCGTGTCCCTTGTCACGCCCGATTTCCCGGTGCCGGAGGGCGGTCTGAACATCCGTCTCGGCGACACGCCCCATGCGCAGGAAACGCGCATGATCGACCACAAACGCTTTGCGGCCGAGGCGTTCTCCCGCGCGAACGGCATGGACAAGCGGATCTGGGGCAAGCCGGGGGCGAAGATCGGCTTCGTCTCAGCGGGCAAGAACTGGCTGGACCTCGTGCACGCGCTGACCCTTCTGGGCATCGACGAGGCCGAGGCGGAGCGGCTCGGCATCACGACCTACAAGGTCGGGCAGGTCTTCCCGCTGGACATGCAGGGCTTCCACGACTGGGCCGAGGATCTCGAACTGATCGTCATCGTCGAGGAGAAGCGCAAGCTGATCGAGGTGCAGGTCAAGGAGGCGATCTTTGACGACCGTCGCGGCCGGCGCGTCTACGGCTGGTACAAGGGCGGCGCGGGCGGCATGCACCGCGACGAGCTGTTCCCGACGCGCGGCGCGCTAGACCCGATGTGGATCGGCCGCAAGCTGGGCGAGATCCTGATCGAGGAAGGCCGGGGCACCGATGCCGTCCGTGCCGGGCTCAGGAAGATCGAAGAGGCGACGCGGGCCGACAACACGCCCGACATCGCCGCACGCGTCCCGTATTTCTGCGCGGGCTGCCCGCACAATTCGTCGACAAAGGTGCCGGAGGGGTCGCGCGCCTATGCCGGGATCGGTTGTCACTACATGGTGCAGTGGATGGACCGCTCGACGCTCGGCTTCACCCACATGGGGGCCGAGGGCGCGAACTGGATCGGCGAGGCGCCGTTCTCCAGGACCGGGCACGTTTTCCAGAACCTGGGCGACGGCACCTACAACCACTCCGGCGTGCAGGCGATCCGCGCGGCCTTGGCCTCGGACGTCAACATCACCTACAAGATCCTCTTCAACGACGCGGTCGCCATGACCGGCGGCCAGAAGAACGAGGGCGGCCTCACCCCCCAGCGCATCGCCGACGAGGTGCGTGCCATGGGGGTCGAGCGTGTTGCTGTGGTCTATGACGAGAAGGAGGACGTGGCCTTCAGCGCGTTCCCGTCGGGCGTGACGATGCACGAACGCGCGGAACTGTCCGAGGTGCAGAAGGGGCTGGCGCAGCATGAGGGCGTGTCCGTTCTGCTCTATATCCAGACCTGCGCCGCCGAGAAGCGCCGCCGCCGCAAGCGCGGCCAGTTCCCCGATCCCGACAAGCGGGTCTTCATCAACACCGATGTCTGCGAGGGCTGCGGCGATTGCGGCGTTCAATCGAACTGCGTGGCGATCGTGCCCGAAGAGACGGAACTGGGCCGCAAGCGGGCCATCGACCAGTCCGCCTGCAACAAGGACTTTTCCTGCCTGAAGGGGTTCTGCCCGTCGTTCGTCACGCTGGAAGGCGCAGAGGTGAAGAAGGCAGAGGTCGCCAAGCTCGAATTGCCGGACATGCCGCAGCCTGACCTGCCGAAGATCGACGGGACGTTCAACGTGGTCGTGACTGGCGTCGGCGGCACCGGGGTCGTGACCATCGGCGCGGTTCTGGCGCAGGCGGCTCAGATCGACGGCAAAGGTGCGGCCATGATGGAGATGGCGGGCCTCGCCCAGAAGGGCGGCGCGGTGCACATCCACCTGCGCATCGCCGAAAAGCCCGACGACATCTCGGCCGTGCGCGTGGCGACCGGCGAGGCGGACGCGCTGATCGGCGGCGATCTCGTGGTCAGTGCCGGGGCGAAGACGCTGGGTCTGACGAGGGCCGGGCGCACCGGCGCTGTCGTGAACAGCCACGAGATCATCACCGGCGACTTCACCCGCAACACCGAGTTTGCCCTGCCGATCGACGCGCTGAAACTGGCGCTCGAGGCACGGATCAAGGACCGGCTCGCGATGTTCGACGCCAGCGACCTTGCCAAGGCGACGATGGGCGACTCCATCTTCTCGAACATGATGATCCTTGGCGCGGCGTGGCAAATGGGGCTGGTGCCGCTGTCGCACGATGCGATTGCCGCCGCGGTGGAACTGAACGGGGCCGCCGTCCAGCGCAACCTGCGCGCGTTCGAGATCGGACGCTGGGCCGTTCTGCACCCGCAGGATGCCGCGCGCCTGCTGGAGCCGGTCGTTGTCGACAAGCCGAAGTCGCTGGACGAGAAGATCGCCTTCCGCGCCGATCACCTCGTGAAATACCAGGACGAGGCGCTGGCCGACAAATACCGCGCGCGCATGAAGGACATCGCCGATCCGCGCCTGAAAGAGGCGGTCGCGAAGGGCTATCACAAGCTCCTGGCCTACAAGGATGAATACGAGGTCGCGCGCCTGCACCTCGAAACCCGCGACAAGGCCCGCGCGCAGTTCGGCGGCGACTTCGAGATGACGTTCCACCTGTCTCCGCCGCTGGTGGCGAAGGAAGGGCCGGACGGACGCCCGGAGAAGAAACCCTACGGCGAGAAGATGCTGAAGGTTTTCGGGATGCTGGCGCGGATGAAGGGTCTGCGCGGCACCGTCTGGGACGTCTTCGGACGGTCGGAAGAACGCCGGATGGAGCGGGCGCTGATCGCACAGTACGAGGCCGACATGGCCGAATGGCTGCCGAAGGCCCGGCCAGAGATCATGGATCCGCTGATCGCTCTGGCGGAACTGCCGCTCCAGATCCGCGGGTTCGGCCCGGTCAAGATCGCTAACGAGGCAAAGGCCGCCAAGCGCCGCGAGGAGTTGCTGACGCTCTTGAAAGCAGGCGGCGCGCCGGTGTCTCAGGCGGCGGAATAA
- a CDS encoding FAD-dependent monooxygenase: MQFYLDGFRGGDPDIRNAAPNRRDRGPHAPLPREVDVLIAGCGPAGLCLAAQLSRFPEIDVMIVERKPGPIEKGQADGVNTRTMEMFQAFGFGEKVKRESCWVNQTAFWSPDPANPSHIRRIGRVQDVPEDSSEMPHTLINQARIHELFLDVMRKAPSRLEPDYGWSVVDVVVDPDTEDHPVTVTLENTGINPGETATVRANYVVGCDGARSNVRKAIGGQLHGDAAHQAWGVMDILANTDFPDVRQKCLVASQSEGNILILPREGGYLFRMYVELDKLNPDERVSSRKFSADDMIAAANRIMAPYTIDVKQVVWWSIYEIGHRLTDRFDDVGPGEDRNPRVFTAGDACHTHSPKAGQGMNVSMQDSFNLGWKLAHVLSGRADASLLRTYSAERWVEAKRLIDTDHQWARIMSAPPGQSELDGSGMPRFQKQFIENLMFTGGLAVKYDASALTAEPAHQHLATGEEIGRRFHSAPVVRVADAMQMQLGHVAEADGRWRIYAFGGRDDTSAPGSAIHRLAEWLEQDPASPVVRCIREGEDPDAIIDLRAVFQQTFEAVAMEDMPPLLKPIKGPLGLQDHEKVFSVDHKGMGDIFDMRGIDREKGCMIVVRPDQYVAHVLPLDGTAELAAFFDGVLLPQG, translated from the coding sequence ATGCAATTCTATCTGGACGGCTTTCGTGGCGGAGATCCGGACATCCGCAACGCCGCACCCAACCGACGGGACAGGGGGCCACATGCGCCCCTGCCAAGGGAGGTGGACGTGCTGATCGCGGGCTGCGGTCCGGCGGGCCTCTGCCTCGCGGCGCAGCTCTCGCGGTTCCCGGAGATCGACGTGATGATCGTCGAGCGCAAGCCGGGACCGATCGAGAAGGGGCAGGCGGATGGCGTGAACACCCGCACGATGGAGATGTTCCAGGCCTTCGGTTTCGGCGAGAAGGTGAAGCGCGAAAGCTGCTGGGTGAACCAGACGGCCTTCTGGTCGCCGGACCCCGCGAACCCCTCCCATATCCGCCGGATCGGCAGGGTGCAGGACGTGCCGGAGGACAGCTCCGAGATGCCGCACACGCTCATCAACCAGGCCCGCATCCATGAGTTGTTCCTCGACGTGATGCGCAAGGCGCCGTCGCGGCTGGAGCCGGATTACGGCTGGTCGGTCGTGGATGTCGTGGTCGATCCGGACACCGAGGATCACCCGGTTACGGTCACGCTGGAAAACACCGGCATCAATCCCGGTGAGACGGCGACGGTCCGGGCCAACTACGTGGTCGGCTGCGACGGCGCCCGATCCAACGTGCGCAAGGCCATCGGCGGGCAGTTGCACGGCGATGCCGCGCACCAGGCCTGGGGTGTGATGGACATCCTCGCCAACACCGACTTCCCCGATGTGCGCCAGAAGTGCCTTGTCGCCTCGCAGTCCGAGGGCAACATCCTGATCCTTCCGCGGGAGGGCGGTTATCTGTTCCGGATGTATGTCGAGTTGGACAAGCTGAACCCGGACGAGCGTGTCTCCAGCCGCAAGTTCTCGGCCGATGATATGATCGCAGCGGCGAACCGGATCATGGCGCCCTATACCATCGACGTGAAGCAGGTGGTCTGGTGGTCGATCTACGAGATCGGGCACCGCCTGACCGACCGTTTCGACGACGTGGGCCCGGGCGAGGACCGCAACCCGCGCGTCTTCACCGCCGGGGACGCCTGTCACACCCACAGCCCGAAGGCCGGGCAGGGGATGAACGTATCGATGCAGGACAGCTTCAACCTCGGCTGGAAGTTGGCGCATGTGTTGAGCGGCCGTGCCGACGCCAGCCTGCTGCGCACGTATTCCGCCGAACGCTGGGTGGAGGCCAAGCGCCTGATCGACACGGATCACCAGTGGGCGCGGATCATGTCGGCCCCACCGGGCCAATCGGAACTGGACGGCTCGGGCATGCCGCGGTTCCAGAAGCAGTTCATCGAGAACCTGATGTTCACCGGCGGCCTCGCGGTGAAGTACGATGCGTCGGCCCTGACGGCGGAACCCGCCCACCAGCACCTTGCCACGGGGGAGGAGATCGGGCGCCGGTTCCACTCCGCGCCGGTGGTGCGCGTGGCGGACGCCATGCAGATGCAGCTAGGGCATGTGGCGGAGGCGGACGGGCGCTGGCGCATCTACGCGTTTGGTGGGAGGGACGACACCTCCGCGCCCGGCTCGGCCATCCACCGGCTGGCGGAGTGGCTGGAACAGGACCCTGCCTCTCCGGTGGTGCGCTGCATACGTGAGGGCGAGGACCCGGACGCGATCATCGACCTGCGCGCGGTGTTCCAGCAGACGTTCGAGGCTGTGGCGATGGAGGACATGCCGCCGCTCCTGAAACCGATCAAGGGGCCGCTGGGCCTTCAGGATCACGAGAAGGTCTTCAGCGTCGATCACAAGGGGATGGGCGACATCTTCGACATGCGCGGCATCGACCGCGAGAAGGGCTGCATGATCGTCGTGCGGCCCGACCAGTACGTCGCCCATGTCCTCCCGCTGGACGGCACGGCGGAACTGGCGGCATTCTTCGATGGCGTTCTCTTGCCGCAAGGGTAG
- a CDS encoding YbaN family protein, with product MPLRPHMFARPVWVTLGALSLGLGIIGIVLPILPTTPLVLLAAFCFGKGSPRLRLWLETHRTFGPPIRAWETTGAISRRHKRMALGMMAVTFCIGLILALPLHVLAIQAVCFLGAGTYVWTRPDA from the coding sequence ATGCCCCTTCGCCCGCACATGTTCGCCCGTCCGGTCTGGGTCACGCTTGGCGCGCTGTCCCTCGGGCTCGGCATTATTGGCATCGTACTGCCGATCCTGCCGACGACGCCCCTCGTGCTGCTGGCGGCGTTCTGCTTCGGCAAGGGCTCTCCCCGGCTGCGGCTGTGGCTCGAAACGCACCGGACCTTCGGCCCGCCGATCCGCGCGTGGGAAACGACGGGCGCCATCTCGCGCCGTCACAAGCGCATGGCGCTGGGGATGATGGCCGTCACCTTCTGCATCGGGCTGATCCTTGCCCTTCCGCTGCACGTCCTCGCGATTCAGGCGGTCTGCTTCCTTGGCGCGGGCACCTACGTCTGGACGCGCCCGGACGCGTGA
- a CDS encoding LysR family transcriptional regulator has protein sequence MDWDKLRIFHAVADAGSLTHAGDALHLSQSAVSRQVRALEEALNTTLFHRHARGLILTEQGELLFDATSSMVKRIDSATARIRDSEEEVFGELKVTTTHGFGALWLAPRLTKLYEKYPDLKIDLMLEERVLDLPMREADVAIRMKEPSQADLIRKRLMSIRMRMYASPDYLAEHGEPTRLEEMVSHRLICQKPGAPQVLAGEQLVQSLLANDVQTTLTVNNYFGVLQAVISNLGIGVLPDYIIEDFPTMVRVLPDIESVEVPVFLAYPEELRQSKRVSAFRDFVQDEIIAHRRQRKAMGMD, from the coding sequence ATGGATTGGGACAAGCTCAGAATATTTCACGCAGTGGCAGATGCGGGTAGCCTCACACACGCTGGGGATGCGCTCCATCTGTCGCAATCGGCGGTGTCGCGGCAGGTCCGCGCGCTGGAAGAGGCGCTCAACACGACGCTCTTCCATCGCCATGCGCGTGGACTGATTCTCACCGAACAGGGTGAACTTCTGTTCGACGCCACCTCGTCGATGGTCAAACGCATCGACAGCGCCACCGCCCGCATTCGCGACAGCGAAGAGGAAGTCTTCGGCGAACTCAAGGTCACGACGACCCACGGGTTCGGGGCGCTGTGGCTCGCCCCGCGTCTGACCAAGCTCTACGAGAAGTACCCCGACCTGAAGATCGACCTGATGCTGGAAGAGCGCGTGCTCGACCTGCCGATGCGCGAGGCCGACGTCGCGATCCGCATGAAAGAACCCAGCCAGGCCGACCTGATCCGCAAGCGCCTGATGTCGATCCGCATGCGCATGTACGCCTCGCCCGACTATCTTGCAGAGCACGGCGAACCCACGCGGCTGGAAGAGATGGTCTCTCACCGCCTGATCTGCCAGAAGCCCGGCGCGCCGCAGGTGCTGGCGGGCGAACAGCTCGTTCAGTCGTTGCTGGCCAACGATGTGCAGACCACGCTGACGGTGAACAACTACTTCGGCGTGCTGCAGGCCGTGATCTCGAACCTCGGGATCGGTGTGCTGCCCGACTACATCATCGAGGATTTCCCGACGATGGTCCGGGTTCTGCCGGACATCGAGAGCGTCGAGGTGCCCGTTTTCCTCGCATATCCTGAAGAACTCAGACAATCCAAGCGTGTGTCGGCCTTCCGGGATTTCGTGCAGGATGAAATTATCGCTCACCGCCGCCAGCGAAAGGCGATGGGCATGGACTGA